Proteins from a single region of Hermetia illucens chromosome 3, iHerIll2.2.curated.20191125, whole genome shotgun sequence:
- the LOC119653016 gene encoding acyl-CoA Delta(11) desaturase gives MTADEKDKTASSLNQSLSKDAQGKKEVSSKRESSWPSVLFYIHLYILGLYGVIVLFTNTSLLTIIFTFVLIFAGIIGTTAGSHRLWAHRTYKANASLRFILMLCQTLTGQGSIYNWVQLHRLHHATHKTQDDPYYSDKDFFSAHVLAQMQSLGDKQQQMLKMVDMKDLEEDRIVMFQKRFYWVLYIIVFALLPINAPLEYWGDSAAAAIFVTFSLRYLIVLNVCWLINSAHFIWGLDKNNKPSDSNMIFLVTKTYWPHYHYLLPWDYQTGEFGDYGEDITTTTIRVCAALGWASDLQMVTSEAVKKGLTMAVDTDRPIVDCIKLAAQQELECIPKDHYLQKSKYL, from the exons ATGACGGCGGACGAGAAAGATAAAACAGCGTCCAGCCTTAACCAAAGTCTATCGAAAGATGCACAGGGCAAAAAGGAAGTAAGCTCGAAGAGAGAGTCAAGCTGGCCTTCAGTCCTATTCTATATACACCTCTACATACTGGGATTGTATGGAGTTATCGTCCTTTTTACAAACACATCGTTGCTGACAATTATTTTCA CTTTCGTCCTAATATTTGCTGGAATAATTGGCACAACTGCAGGATCACATCGACTTTGGGCCCATCGGACATATAAGGCAAACGCATCTCTCCGTTTTATCCTAATGCTATGCCAGACCCTCACAGGACAG GGGTCAATCTACAACTGGGTCCAGCTACATCGATTGCACCACGCAACGCACAAAACTCAAGATGATCCATATTATAGCGATAAGGACTTTTTCAGTGCACATGTTCTCGCTCAAATGCAAAGCCTCGGCGATAAACAGCAGCAAATGTTAAAAATGGTCGATATGAAAGATTTAGAGGAGGATAGGATTGTTATGTTTCAAAAGAG gtTTTACTGGGTCCTGTACATAATAGTATTTGCCTTGCTACCTATTAATGCACCCCTGGAATATTGGGGTGACTCGGCTGCCGCGGCAATTTTTGTTACTTTCTCATTAAGATATTTAATAGTTTTGAATGTTTGCTGGCTTATAAACTCCGCGCATTTTATCTGGGGGCTCGATAAAAATAACAAACCATCCGATTCAAATATGATTTTCCTAGTGACGAAAACTTATTGGCCGCATTATCATTATTTACTGCCCTGGGACTACCAAACTGGAGAATTCGGAGACTACG GCGAAGATATCACAACCACAACTATCAGAGTGTGTGCGGCTCTAGGTTGGGCGAGTGATCTGCAAATGGTTACTTctgaggcagtgaaaaaaggacTAACCATGGCCGTTGATACTGACAGGCCGATTGTGGATTGTATCAAATTAGCCGCTCAACAGGAATTAGAATGTATTCCAAAAGATCACTATTTGCaaaaaagcaaatatttataa